ACTATTGTCATCCGACAATGTGAGCCGAGGAGAGTGGGGTATAACGAGAGGACATGCAAGGGGCCTGCATGGATGGATGTGCTGGAAAACTGTGTCAATGAGGAACTTAATCAAATTCTAATTTCAGCAGCAGTGAGTATGGCCTTACACCTCCTGCACGCATATAACTCTCACACTTTAAAGTGGATATGGAACATTGATAGTGTTTTGGTGAATGTCTATGTTTTGAGTGAAAGCGCTTGCATTCCTGCATTACAGTAATATGACAACATTACTCACGGGTTGGTGATGAATCATATTCTTCAACTACATATCCAGCCACTGGAATAATGTGACTATCATTCAAACGTTTTAGGCCTGTAGAATGTGTTGGTATTGCAAAGAAAGTTACTATTCCATGTGTGTTGTACCATTCCAGAACTTTAGAGAGGGACTTGGGGCCACACAGGACGTTGCTCGTGAAATATTTTCTGGGTTGAAGAACAGCACAGTTGCTGACACGAACAGCTCAGTTGCTGATTTGAATGCATCCATCAGTGTTCTGGATGTCATGTCTGAAGCATCAGAAACTATCACCCTGGATGAGTCCGTTTTAGATGTGAGccattctgttttttattttcgaTAGATTACTCTTTATAGGAGCAATCTGCAGTTGATACGTCCATTTGACTAAAGTCATGATATGCTAAAGTAATgatatatagccattgattctagaaaaatataatttataaatgctTATGTAACTTCAACTGTCTTACCCCAtcataacccaaaatataagctcgtttactccaatgtttgtaaacaatgtaattgtaaacaaacactgtacatCTGGagtatggttaaaactatcatttcagtctttgcatccatagctccCTCTTTGAATTTGAAAGTGGTTACATTCCTCCAACTCCATCCCTGAGATCTTGACCAAAACAGTTGcggtttgttattgtttgaactgcagattgcacCTTTAAACTGTTGCCAAATATTGGGTGACTTGCACATACCCCAGTCCTTGACTTATTGTTTTAGGTTATACAGTTATACTGCTGTGTACAATATATCTCAAACAGAAACATTCATTTGTAAAATACAATTCACAGGTTTTTCTTGATGCAGCAAGCAACATGTTGAATAACCCTTGGAAGGCAGTCAACAAAACCATTGAATATGGAATGTCTTCAAAATACCTCAAGTCTGTCGAGGGTCTAGTGAAGAACATCAAAATTAATACCAGTAACGGAAATGACACCCCAAATCTACAATTCAAACTCTGCGGGGCTCAAAACAACTCATCTTGCAATCGAACTGTGTTTGGCGTGGAGGTCAAATTGGCCCAGTCCTCAGGAATAGTAAAAACTGTGGGAGTAAAAAACCTGGCTGACAaattaaacaattcaaaattCCCGAACAGTGAGTTCCCTAGCATTGTGGTGTCAGCCACACTGCAAAACAGTAACGACTCCAAAATAGACATCAAATTGGACTTTCCAATCAACCAGTCAATGTCTCGAGACTCTAAAATCTTCTGTGTGTTCTGGAACACCACGTTGAAGGAATGGTCTGAAGAAGGATGCAAGTGGAAGGAAATGGTCAACAACAGAAGCTACTGCGAGTGCACCCACCTGACCTCCTTCTCAGTGCTCATGTCCAAGACCCCGGTGAACCTGCCCTTTCTGGATGAGATTACCTACGTAGGCCTGGGCATGTCCATCTGCTCCCTTATTGTCTTCCTCTTCATTGAGGCGCTGGTGTGGTCGGCCGTTGTGAAGTCCAACCTCTCACACTTCCGCCACACAGCCCTGGTCAACATCTCTCTATGCCTTTTATTGGCCGACTGCAGTTTCCTGGCCTCCTCCTTCCCCAGCATCTCTGCGACCTGGTGCCTCGTACTGACCGTGACCAAGCATTTCTTCTTTCTGGCTATGTTCTGCTGGATGCTATGCCTCAGCGTCATGCTACTACACCAGCTCATCTTCGTCTTCCACCCGCTGAGGAAGAGGGTGTATCTGCTCTTGTCCACCGTCCTCGGCTACATCTGTCCCACAGTGATCGTGGCAGCTACCTATGTGTACTACAAATACACAGGaaccccctaccacaacacaacaacctgctggCTCATTTACGATGGACTTCTGAAAGGGTCCATTCACGCATTTCTTCTGCCCATCGGGACGATTGTTTTGATGAATCTGTTCTCCATGTGTGTTGTCATCATGACGCTCCTAAAGTCCAATGTCCCTGATGGGAGTAAAGCTGACGAAAAAGAAACAGCCAAAAGCATCCTGAAAGTGGTGCTCTTTTTAACACCAGTCTTTGGGATAACATGGGTTTTCGGATTCTTTTTGCTCATTGAGATCAACCAAATAATGGGTGTTGTGATGCATTATGCTTTCACCATCATAAACTCCTTACAGGTACTTTTTCATCCATTTTCCATGACAAATATTCTTGTCTCAAACTATTGAGTGAAAGGAGCTGAAATCAATTTTAaccattgtatttatttattgtgtCAAATTTCTTCAGGGCTTCTTCATTTTACTGACTGGATGTTTTGCAGAGAAAAAGGTATTTGTCAATCATTAGGGATCTTATGTGATTTAATATTGTTTAATAGTGTGTTAGAATAGTGAACTATGTATACtatgtactaccactactgctttTTGTCATGATAATACCAGGTGCGAGATGAAGTGTTGAAAGTAATTTTGGCTGGGGTGAGTTCTGCTCTTATAGTTGCTTTTGTTGTCTTCCCATTCATTTATAGAGCAggaacatgtgtttacattttcTTTAAGTTGCTCTTATTCCTGTGTAGTAATGCTATAATTCTGCTAGTTACGACATTGTACATACATAGTACTATGGCAATTGTTCTGTAATAGTAATGGAACTGAATGTCTTTTGTTATACAGAAATGGAATATGGAGTGTGTAATAACAAAAAATTCTCGGCTCCATTCCTTTGTAATTAGAACGCAAAGCCAATTAAAGTAGAATATACCAAAATTGTAATACAATGGCGTTATTATAGAACgaacagtgttactacacagaAAAGCAACTTAATGCAAGTGTTACTGAAAGCTCAGATCACCTCTCTTaccaggcacctactaccaaagaAAAAAGTGAGAATATGAAAGTCCCCTTCAAATAAGTGATGAACATCAAGGTTTGTACAGTCTTGATAAAGGACAAACACGTCTGCAGCTGACAAACACATGTCATTTAATAAATGCAATTAACACTTAACTATTACACAATGTTTTACTCTTCAAGCCCTTGTAAGTTAAATCAGACATGTTAGTACTGGGCTGTAATAAAAGCCTGCACACCTTAAGGGTCTGCAGGATTGGGGATTGAAGAACACTGTACTCATCATATGTTTTCTACCTCAGAGAACAAGCTATATACTGGATCAGGACCaacccacccatctgccactacTCTCACCCAGAGGGAAACATCAACCTGGTTGGTTCCTCAAAGACAGAGATGGCTGGGGTTTAGACAGGTCTTATCATGATGTAATTATATTATGTCAATAACATTATAagtttgatattaattactaaaCTCATACACATTATTCAATTGCTAAACACATCTTTGTGATTTCCTGGAAACATTTGTATTCCTATTTTCTACAAACAGTACTGACTGTAGCATACTTTGACGTCAGAATAGATGTCATAATATTACTGCTAATTTGCTCAATGACATTTCGTTAACATTATTTATTAATTGAGTTGTCCTGTACTTGCATTATGACTGTAGATGAAATGTGTAAATCAAAGTTATTGTAATAAACAgtaaggccgggattcaatcagATGGGTGCTGTAGACCAGGCCCGGTCCTGGCTGTTCTGCCGCCCTAGGCGAGACAAAAACATTGTTGCCCCTGCAAAACTAGAAAAGTCCCAGGAAGAAAAATGACGTTCAAAACACTTATACAATACGTATTTTCCAGAAGTTGAAATCAGGTACATTttcggttctgaatgaaagttgaaaataagTAATTTATAGATGTCTATGTTTGGACCAAATCAAGGCCAGTCcagaccggaccaaatctgaaccaaacatagacgACTATTTTTGGGCCAAATCAAGTCTGGTCCAGAATAGAAAAAAtggtttggttcagatttggttcagatttggtccgtcTATGTGGTAGGCTTACCGTTTGTAAAACAGACAAAAAAGACAGCCAAAAGATGTTGGCGTCGGTCCGTGCTTACTGGGGTGAAGCCTACCATGTCAGCACACAATGGAATCttatgaatgcccatccatgtggtaggcctacCGTTTGAAAAAACAGGCAGCTGCATTGCCTGTATTAGTTCTGATTCCTATGACTAATCAATTTGGctatttaagctctgaatatcagctaACCAACTTCATCAGGAGTTATCCTGAGCCTATTTGCAATGAGAATCAATGAGTTTATACAGCGGGAAATGCAGAAGTATGTTTCTTTTGCTCGTCAAATTATTTTtacaaacttgaaaccactggaccgagtttgggaaacactgttgtagAAAAGCACATGCCTAGCGACAAGGTGTCTTATAAAGGCTATTTCTCCAACATTTGCGGAGATTGCATTCATTGTAAACACTGCAGATATCGTCTCAAGCGGGAAATTAGCTTAAAATGCACTTCAATTGCTGTGCACTTGTAGACAACGCACCTTTGATTGAATCCTGGCctaattgttatttattttaacgTTATAGTAAAATCTATGGTGAAAAATTATTTAGGGGCTGTCAATATTTTAAGCCATAGTTGAACCCCTCCTCCCAAAACCAATGTGCCTGTTCAATGTCTAACCTGAAGTTGTTTGTGCTTTGTGTTTTATCTTTTAAATGTTTGCGTTATGCTTTTTTAACCAGGTCTCTCTTGCAAAGTACATTTTTAATCTCAAtgagtttcatgtctgtgtgctgctagtgtttcttgttttgtattatgttccgtatatttattaaatattcactccctgtacttgcttcctgactctcagcgcacatcattAGAAGGTATTTCAGGTCCGGGTATCAGTACCAGAGTTACCGGGGATCGCCAGGCTCTCACTCGGGCTCCTACGCCTCGGCCGGTTGTCAGGCTCTCACGCCTCATCCGGTTCGCCAGGTTTCCgcgaccggtccgctcctgatcctgATTTGTATTATGTTCCATCTATTTATTAAATATTCcttccctgtacttgcttcccgactctcagcgcgcATCGTTACAGAaaatgctgcatatgtcggctcaaatTGGAAATTACTTTTACATTTATATTGcgcaatctgtaacgcttcagtaattgtaacgttcgtcgtatggaggaagagaggaggaccaaggcgcagcgtgaaaagtatccattttaatagaatacgttaaacaaacaaacaaaataacgataaacgagaataacacgaaacgaaacagttctttctggtgcagacacacaaagactgaaaaataaccacccacaaaccccaacagaaaacaggctacctaaatatggttcccaatcagagacaatgactaacacctgcctctgattgagaaccatatcaggccaaacacagaaacgggaaaactagacacacaacagactgcccactcagctcacatcctgaccagcactaaaacaaagaaaacacaaaagaactatggtcagaacgtgacagtacccccccccccccccccccaaggtgaaGTGGGGtgaacctgaacctataggggagggtctgggtgggcatctgtccgcagtggcggctctggcgctggcgtggaccccactccaccatagtctttgtcCGCTTCAGTGACGTCTTTTGAGTGTCGACCTTCGCCGCCAACCCTGGCCTGGGAACCCTAATAAATGGGCCCACAGGACGGAGGGACACTTCTGGACTGAAAGACGCTTCTGGACTGAAAGACGCTTCTGGACTGAAGAAACTCCTCTGGACTGAAGAAactcctccggactgaggggcggctccggactgagggggcggctccggactgaggggcggctccggactgaggggcggctccggactgaggggcggctctggcggctcaatCAGAAGTTACCTTAAAATGTCAATCGCGCTGTAACACAGATCTTCTGCGGTCTGGATTGAATCTAGCCCTATGTTAATAATAATTTATTACATTGTTATCTGTATGCGTGTCCTCTTTCAATCATCTCATAATCAATTAAATAAAGCGACAGAAATCTCACAAACAATTATTTTATTCTTGAGCAACTTGCAACAATGTTGTTTTAGTGCATGTATGTACAATTACAAGTGTCCAAACCAAACATAAACATATTATTTTTAACATACAGTTGATACCAGGGCTGGCTCCAGGATGACATCCCTGAGGGGGCATTTTAaatccatgggggggggggggcacaactaGTATTGCTTTAGAGCTCCAATAAAACAAAGTAGATTGGTCCTACTACTGTTCAAATGTACAAAATGTATCTGAAATGTAGCCGTACATATCAACAACCAAGGCTTTATAGAATAACACAAAACATTTACCTGGAGTTAACTCTGCAAATGGCACTGCTAGGTGATctaaaagtcatagtcaatcgatcaaaaatataataatacttagcaaaaatgtttatctttagTTTACattctgtagaaactatgagaatagaaagggtCAGAACTTGTGTGAAACATCACAGCgtagttaaaaaatatattgcaAAAAGAACTGGATGGTTTatgagatagatgggaggggttgagggtagttgAACGATGGGACTACAAACAAataaaagataactattgtaaaatatactgtgtcctaAAAATGTAGATAGTATGTACAGAAAAAATTGAAGTAGAAGTCTAAGTGTTGtggtccattagtttactccaattatgggaagggtggtagggttaggggaaaataataaagtaaaatatataaaaaaatatatatatatacagtacaagtcaaaagtttggacacacctactcattccagggtttttctttattaaaaaaaaaatagaataatagtgaagacatcaaaactatgaaatagcacatatggaatcatgaagtgaccaaaaaagtgttaaacaaatcaaaatatattctatgTTTGAGATTCCTCAAAGCAGCCACCTTTTtacttgacagctttgcacactcttggcattctctcaaccagcttcacctggaatgcttttccaacagtcttgaaagagttcccacatatgctgagcacttgttggatgcttttccttcactctacggtccaacaCCTCCCAAATCatctctattgggttgaggtcaggtgattgtggatcccaggtcatctgatgcagcactccatcactctccttggtcaaataacccttacacagcctggaggtgtgttttgggtcactgtcctgttgaaaaagaaatgatagttccacttagcgcaaaccagatggaatggcgtatcactgcagaatgccgtggtagccatgctggttaagtgtgccttgagttctaaataaatcacagacagtgtcaccagcaaagcacccccacaccatcacacctcgtcCTCCATGCTTcttggtgggaaccacacatgcggagatcatccattcacctactctgagtCTCACAAAGACTCACAAAGACACCGCTCACAAAGACAccgctgttggaaccaaaaatctcaatttggactcatcagaccaaaggacagatttccagatgtccactgctcgtgtttcttggcccaagcaagtctcttattattattggtgtccttcagtagtggtttctttgcagcaattcgaccatgaaggcctgattcacacggtctcctctgaacagttgatgttgagatgtgtctgttacttgaactctgtgaagcatttttttggggctgcagttaactctaatgaacttatcctaagcagcagagttaactctgggtcttcgtttcctgtagcggtcctcatgagagccagtttcatcatagcgcaaatgtataaaaatgaaACAATTTAACATGACATTGaaataagcattcagacccttcactctgtactttgttgaagaatcgttggcagcgattacagcctcaagtcttcttgggtgtgacgctacaagcttgacacacctgtatttgatgagtttctcccagtcttctctgcagatcctctcaacctctgtcaggttagatggggagtgtcgttccacagatattttcaggtctctccagagatgttagatcgggttcaagtctgggcactggctgggccacctaaggacattcagagacttttcccgaagccactcctgcgttgtcttggttgtgtgcttggggttattgtcatgttggaaggtgaaccttcgccccagtctgaggtcatgagttCTCTGGAGAAGGTTCATCAAGAATacctctatactttgctccattcatcttttcctTGCTAGTCTCCCtgttcctgctgctgaaaaacatgccttaagcatgatgctgccaccaccaagcttcaacgtagggatggtgccaggtttcctccagacatgccacttggcattcaggccaaagagttcaaatgtggtttcatcagaccagataatcctgtttctcatcgtctgagagtctttaggtggcttATGGCAAGCTCCAAGTgtgctgtcatgttccttttactgaggagtggcttccgtctggccgctctaccataaaggtctgattggtggagtgctacagagatggttgtccttctggaaggttctcccatctccacagaggatctctggagctctgtcagagtgaccatcggggtcttgctcacctccctgaccaaggcccttctcccccgtttgctcagtttggatgggcggccagctctaggaagagtataggtggttccaaacgtcttccatttaagaatgatggaggccactgtgtttatggggatgctgcagaaatatttttggccctttccccagatctgtgcctcgacacaatcctgtctcggagctcaacagACAATGAATTTTGAcatcatggcttgatttttgctgtgacatgcactgtcaactgtgggaacttatattgacaggtgtgtgcctttctagatcatgtccaatcaacagAATTTACAACAGGCGGAcaccaataaagttgtagaaacatctcaaggatgatcagtggaaacaggatgtacctgagctcaatttcgagcctatagcaaagggtctgaatacttatgtaaagaaagtatttctgttttttcttttactaaatttgcaaaaaactctaaaaaacagtttttgctttttcattatagggtattgtgtgaatATTGATGAtgggaaaaaaaatatttaatgtattttagaataagtctgtaaagtagcaaaatgtgtaaaaagtgaaggggtctgaatactttccgaatgcactgtagtttaGACAATTCTGACAAACTATTTGTACCCAGTCAAACAGCAGCCATGGAGGTCAGCCAATCATTTGCTATTGAGGTTGAAACACCTGAGAAATCTATCAACAggtctggtctacccagtaccaTCAAGGGCATATGACCGAATGATGAAGACACAATGAATGTGTCAGCGCCCAAGAAACCAGTTCCAAATTTGGCACAAGTTCTTCAGATACATCCAGATATGTTGGGGCACGAGGAGAAAATGTCAGTGTCTGTGGGGTTTTTTCTTCCATGAAGACATGTGTGAGGGACTTGTTGTGATCCCGGCGGTAGTGTATTGGACAATATGTAAGACAGAAGACTTGGTGATTTTCCTCAAGTAAAGTCCTTGGTCAATTGTGGGACAAGGATACTTTTATGCCCTTGATCAGTGGTAGTGTATGAGGCTATTTGGGGAGCCAAAGGTCAATTGTTGCTTTTGATCAAGTTTGTGGGTGGAGAAGAGGGCGGTTTGGTTGGGCATGTTGAAACATTTTGGTGTTGAGAGTAGGGTTTGGTTGGGGGGGCTGTTGAAGTGTTTTGAATGGGGTGTGTTTTGGAGGTCTGGGTAGAAATCCAACAATGTAATCAAACTGGTTGGGAGTAGGATTAGGCCTCTCAGAGCATTCACTCCTGGCCCAATTGGGAATCAACAAGCAGTTGTCTGGACTTCACAGAGGCTTGGAAGTTGCAGTTGTTTTTGTATCCTTTTGGTGTAATCTTTAAAAGTATGTGGAACATTTTCACAACTCAAAGCACATCAATCAAATCAGATCATCGAAATGGATCATGCTTAAAATTTgtaagcacattttcaattgaccgAGTACATCAAACCTAGTGATCAAAAATGTTTACACTGTAcatgacatgagttttatgatatggaaatgtgaagtgcacatttggaatCACGGGGTACACATCACTCCCAGAAGCCTTTGAAAGTGTTAAACCTGCATAAACATTAGTGATTCTCTTTCACCCTAAAGCAAGACGGCCCCTCTCTATACCCTTTGTAATTGGGGGGTGGTGTGTCTTTACTTGTAGCTGTAGCCTGGTTACTATGAACACATCAGATGAAATTATTAAATTAGATTTTTAAGATCAAGAAGgacctttctcacacacacacacacacacacacacacaaacacaaagacacaaacacacacacacatatttatttTCACTGATGCTACAGAAATCAGTATTCCAGAATTAAGGATTACATTTTACATCCTAGATATTAGTGGTGGTCACCAATATTGCTATTTCAATCTTTTGATATCAATATGAGCAAGGCATATTGTGATATGGAAATTCTCTGGGCTCTATATGACATTGGTAATTTAAACATAGAATGATATTGATCTTCTACAGTTCCCCATTCAATACTGTTGTTTGAAAAACAAGCACTCAAGCAAAACACAAATCTAAACATACAAGAATGTGATGATAAATACAATTACTTCTCAATGTGTACATTTTAGGTGTGGGCACCAATATAGCCATTTCAATATAATGTTGATATCTTTTTATCGATAAGAGCAAGGCGTATTGTGATTTCAGTTTATCCTTGCTGTTAACCTACACTATACACTGCATTCGGAATGTcatcagaccccttgaatttttccacattttgttacgttacagccttattctaaaatgtattaaatatttttttcctcatcactCTACATACAatattccataatgacaaagcgaaaaccgtTTTTTAGctatttgtgcaaatgtattaaaaataaaaaactgaaatatcacatttacataagtattcacacccttt
This portion of the Salvelinus fontinalis isolate EN_2023a chromosome 27, ASM2944872v1, whole genome shotgun sequence genome encodes:
- the LOC129825706 gene encoding adhesion G-protein coupled receptor F2-like, encoding MELTENKNKMEFKQTMWARAVILYCGVVFLYHQALAVDTYMAEFMVESNVTFDISGTLSSIKEITTDNGSMTIELLELTAECEIVGDNSTCNCSTKYIWSNAVCDEFQCCNDSYCNANISYLPAFCIPKVKVCFNGTVTVGKVFIETNTIKQQLTEGFQKLNGFEGLNVSGPRGDGHIVDFEVDVSVIFLTTKLTKIAADLETTVGSSAKISVETSGFVSIKYPMNKVPYRSTPTLSCTFKETTIDEAGGSWNWNLIKGSETFGLNTGTSITVTFPEASPNCTTVQIKKLSGNWAGIYKCGFSKGSIVHAASAELKVALLPDQITMTSTPLTVECQGTSTQSVTVNATIENSTEIYNVTWSYQAQMEPPNPFSVSPAGTSYSITPKIDCSQSELPHVFTVKFRNQENETESASITIPVIYAKEKEMACLVDHLWPKTPKGDTIVIRQCEPRRVGYNERTCKGPAWMDVLENCVNEELNQILISAANFREGLGATQDVAREIFSGLKNSTVADTNSSVADLNASISVLDVMSEASETITLDESVLDVFLDAASNMLNNPWKAVNKTIEYGMSSKYLKSVEGLVKNIKINTSNGNDTPNLQFKLCGAQNNSSCNRTVFGVEVKLAQSSGIVKTVGVKNLADKLNNSKFPNSEFPSIVVSATLQNSNDSKIDIKLDFPINQSMSRDSKIFCVFWNTTLKEWSEEGCKWKEMVNNRSYCECTHLTSFSVLMSKTPVNLPFLDEITYVGLGMSICSLIVFLFIEALVWSAVVKSNLSHFRHTALVNISLCLLLADCSFLASSFPSISATWCLVLTVTKHFFFLAMFCWMLCLSVMLLHQLIFVFHPLRKRVYLLLSTVLGYICPTVIVAATYVYYKYTGTPYHNTTTCWLIYDGLLKGSIHAFLLPIGTIVLMNLFSMCVVIMTLLKSNVPDGSKADEKETAKSILKVVLFLTPVFGITWVFGFFLLIEINQIMGVVMHYAFTIINSLQGFFILLTGCFAEKKVRDEVLKVILAGAPTTKEKSENMKVPFK